Genomic window (Mycosarcoma maydis chromosome 5, whole genome shotgun sequence):
TGAGCGACACCCTGGATCTCTACATTGCTCGACCCGATTCGCTCCGAGGTGCTGAGAAGCTCAAAGGAACAACGAGGACGATCTGGTTTGATCGACGCACGCTCTCTCTATGTGCAACAATGGCTCAACAAGGCTTGCTCAAACACTGTCTGACGGAAGCAGACAAGTTTGCCGTGGCCAGGTACGCCACGCTTGAAGACCAAGGCGGCTACGCACTGGCTTCGAACTACGGCTCGCTTGTAGCGCGCATTCTGTTCCAGCCTATCGAAGAAACGACGCGCATCGTGTTTAGCGCCCAACTGCCAGCGCTTGATTGTACAACGAATCAACGCACCTCTTCACGACCAGATTTATCCGAAGACGCAGTCGAGAGGGTTGGATCGATGCTATGTGGATTATTTCGAATGCATATCTTGCTGGCATGCTGCATGACGGCGTTTGGTGCGCCGTTGAGCACGCCGTTCCTGTACATTGTTGCCGGCCCACGCTGGGCGTTGGAGACAAGCGCGCCTACGATCCTGGCTGCCTACACGTGGTATTTACCCATCATGGGTATCAACGGGATTGTCGAAGGATTCGTGCAGTCCGTAGCTAGCGAAGCACAGGTAAATCGGTACAGTCGAGTGCTTCTTGTTGCCAGTGCTGGATTTATCATGGCGCTGGCGATGATGAATGTGCTGGTGGATCGGAGCAATGTGATGGAGTTCGTGTTGGGCAAGACTGCGTTGGTGTGGGCGAATGCGTTCAGTCTAGCTATCAGAGCCGCGTGGTGTTGGAGCTTTGTGATCGCGTACGTTGGACGTGCTGCAACCAACAAGAAGCACACTTTTGACGTCTCACCTCGTGCAGCCCTACCTAGCTCATCGACGCTAGTCATGTTCGCTCTTGTCGCTGCAATGCTGCGCGTCGCCACGCCGACGCTCATGCCAAACACCTCACAGCTCTCACTCACCGCCCACGCCGGCCGTTGGTCAGCATtgcgcctcctcctccccACACTCACCCTCACCGCTAGCTGCTTAGCTACCGTACTGTGCACCGTGATTCTCGTCGAACGACATCAGCTACAGCACGCGCTTCGCTCACTAGGTCGAGCGGGAAACCAGACACGCAAATCCCAATGATCTTCTACTAGCCATTCCAACTACCATGGACATTTCGATCAACGTACAAGACTGCAAACACAACAAGTATCATCATACAACAACGGGTGACGGAGGATTCTCGTACAAGCGACCAAGCTTAGTAGTCATTAGTGACGTGCAAGGCGGTGGGTTTGGAACGGAGCAAGGAGAGGTTGGTCGGGTTGAGTTTGACGGGAGCAGGAGAGCTGATTGTGGGGGTTGACCAGGGAAACAGCGGGGTTCTGGCGACGTTGGGGGAAAGAGGGGAGGCGGGAATAAAGGTAGAATTGCCGTCGAGCGCGATATCAGTCTCGAAGTCGAGGCAGAGGCTTTCGGGGGTTGTGTGCGGGTTTTGAGGGAGGTGGTAAGGGGATACTGTGTCTCCGGGCGAGAGGTGAATGTGCGAAATGCTCCGTGGAGTACCAAGGATCACTCTGACTCGGTGTGATGCATTGTCGATAGGAGAAGGCAACGATTTTGGTGACGCACCTCGGTGCATACCGGCGAGATAGGGGTACGAGAGGTGTgaagcaccagcagcgctgctggctcCGAAGGAGTTGACCGAAGCACGCGACACGTTCGAGTGCAGCATCATGTCTTTCCCTTGTTCACCCGTAGACAGGTCCATAGCCGAACGACTGAACGAAGCGTCAAATTCAATTTCCTCATCGGCTGCCACGAGCGAAGTGATAAACTCGTCCGGAagcgcttgctcgtcatcaaccTTGGGCTTCTTCGCTGCACGAGCAGCCGTGTTTCGCAACGTCGTCACTCCCGCCCTCGACGTGTACCTGTCTTGGCTcgcatcatcatcagccGGCACTGTCTTGCTCAACCGACTCGCCGCTCGTTTCAGCCTTCCACCCCAGCCGcctgcagccgcagccgcagctcCAactccagctccagctgcAACGTCGCGCATCTCACCGAGATAAAGGTTCGAGACGTAAGGCGTGTTtttctcctcgtcctctccTCcgcggtggaagcgatcCAGAGTAGAATCTTCGCGCGCCTCTTGACGGCCCAAATTGTACGCCGCCGCTTCTTTTCGCTTGCGGTAGGCGTAGATTCCACCGATGGCAGCCGCaatcgcagctgctccaaGGAGCGACCCCGCAATCGCGCCCGTATGCTTCGATCCGGTGGAAGGTTGGTTGTCTTGTGGCGCCTGTGAGGTAGGCTTGGCCTCGGATAAAACCTTGGACAAAGTCGGGGCAGCGACCTGGCTAGGCTCTACCGAGGACGATGCCACAGCAGCTGTGGTGGGAGTAGAACTCGTCACAGCCGCAGACGAGGCAGCCGAGACAGGTGAAACAGGCGGAGCAGCGATATCAGCGGCGGCAGAAGCAATTGCCTGCCTAGCCTGAGCCACACCTGCAGGGGAAGCGGACCACGTCATTCCACCACCAGTCTGCATCGTACCCACATCCATATAGTGAAGCtgcgcatcagcagcacctaCACCGTTGGAGGAAAAGCTCTGACTAGCAAACGCAGGACCATCGTTAGCCCGTCCGAAGCTGACCACCATCACCTCGTCCGTCATCACCGCCGAGTGATAAGCCACCGAGGGAGGCTTGGAGCTCTCAGAAGTCCACGTAGCCGCATCCCACCTCGCCGGCGTCTGTCGAGGGTCCAAGATGAACACCTCGTCAATCGGATCGTTGTTGGTCTTGATTTGCCACGGATCTTGCAGATACCCGCCGTGAACGATGATCTTACCGTCCGGACTGACAACTGCAGTGTGGCCCATACGACCCGATGGGATGAGACCCGTAGCGTTCCAATGCTCCCAGTTTCCAGAGCCAACGTCAAGCACCCAGAACTTGTCTAGACGTGCCATATTGCCGGAtccatctttgccaccgAGGAAGACAACTTTTTCGCCACACGTGCCGTTGGCCGGTAGCACCACAGTGGCGTAGTCTGTCAAGGAGAAATCGCGCATTCGAGCGTCGATTGCGAGCGATTGGATGGTGGCGTACGTGGTACCGGTCACATCGACGCCCACGTGGGCAGtctcgatcgacttggAAAGGTTGTGCGACGCGAGCGAGGTGTGCAAGAACGTAGATTGACCCCACACATCTAGGCCGGCATAGGTGCCATTGGTAGAGGCGCACGTGGATGCATCATACGTTCCGCCCGAGACCAGAACGGAAGGAGTGGCATTCGAAGAAGTGAGAGTGACCGCCTTGGCACCACGTCTGCGGCTAGGCGCAACGCCGTTGTCGGCATAGACCGGAGCCCATTTGCCAGCGGTGATGTTGCCAGCAGGAGCCGACCACACGTAGGCGGGCGCGTCGTGCGCGCAATTCTCGGTGACTCCGCCAACGATCCAGAGCTTGTCAGACCCATCGACAGGGTCGGTCACGACGCTAGCTGCGGCATACGCATGAGCGGGCAAGCCATTCGACGACAATCTCTGCCACGACTGAGCGCTCGAGTTGGAGACCATACTGGCAGCAGAGAGATCCGAAACATCGAGCGCATAGACGTCGTTTGTGATATCGCCCGAGATGCTCGTCTGACCGCCCACGACCAGAACCACATTGTGGCCGCGCACGTACGTCGCTGTCTGACCCCACCGCTTTGTGGGCGGTGCAGCAACGGTGATGTCCGCCTCAGTACCATTCGCGTGTTCAAAAACGATGGTTAAAGTACGTTGACCGCCATCTTGGGCGATCGTGGTGGAGGAAtcggctgctgcaacagcgGGGAACACATCGTCTCTTCGCACACGAGACTTGCCAACGACGGTTTGCGATCCAAACCGTTGTCGTTGCTTTCCGTATGCGATTGTCGGTGATGAGGAACCACTTCGATCCAAATATCTTGGTTGAGTCGAAGCGCGTACGTCGCTCCATGATTCGTACTGAGCTCCTTTTTGTCCGTGACTGTGGCTGGGTTCAGAAACCTCGAGAGCTGCTCTTGATTCCACGCTCGTTGATCGTCGAGCGGCCGATACGCCTGACGGCAAGCCCGAGACGTACGGAACGAGGAGAACAAGGACCaagagcgagcgcagcatcCACATGCCTCTTTCACGCGTCGTACCGGACCTTGTTGCACCCTTTCTCGTGCTGCTCTTTGGCCTTGTTGTAGAAGAAACGCACCACTGTCGATGCGCGACGTCACAAGCGTAGTTCTTAtttgttgttgttgttgatcttgtttGTGGTAAACAAAGAGTGACACGCGAGGAAGACGCCAGCGTCTCCTCGACATGGTactcttgctcttgctgtgTGCAAAATGAGGAGCGGTCTCGGGCTGTGCGCATTGGCTGTTGCGTTTGACCTGCCATCGCATCGTCCAAGTTGGTAAATAGGATGGGTATTGTGAACAAAAGAAGATCGTCTCTGTATCGAGACGAGGTGTgcaaagcagcagaagGAAAAGAGGAAATGAGAAAAAACAACACGAAGGTCTCGACGACGTTCTTAGCTCGTCCAGACGATCTTGGAAGTCGAGGTTCGCGTTTAAGGAGAGCAAGGGCTTGAAAATAACCCGTAAGAGCGCAGCTCTTTGGAAAGAAACAGAACGAGAGGATGCGAAAAAGATGATGGAGGTAAGATGGAAAGCACAACATGGTATCGACGAGCATTCAACATCTCTCAGGTCGCCCATCTCAATCGAAAGGCTCGGAAAGGCAACGAACGTGTTCAGCCTCGCATCTACACACAAAACGCAACGAGATCAGGAACATATACCGACGCGACCTTCCATGCAAGCCACCAAACCAGCGGCCATCGTCAAATGCTAGTGTGAATGTTTACTAGGGCAGGAAGTGTTCTATTGGATGTTGAATAGCTGGCGTGCCAAACACACAGTGGTGGGTTTGCGAGGAGCGTTGTGCAAGCTTCCATCTAACTTTAACTTGGTGGATTTGCGCAGAGTTGGGCAGCTTGGCAGAGGTTGGCGTTTTTTGACATGTCACACGGGTTGGCGTGTTGTGCCAAAAGATGCTCTGCTCtcttgttctgcttgcAACTTCGCCTCGTCATCGATGCAGGAACCTCCCTCACAGAGCAGCTGAGAGCGCGTTCAGTTTCAGCCCGCGCTGGTCCACTTGGTCGCTGCTCATATGGTGTTCAGCGACATGCACGATTGTGACTAGCGCAGCTGTGTGCTGTAGAGCCACTGCAAATGAGATCGGCGTTGATCGGGCAAATGAGCAAAGTCAAGTGTAACCTGATCGAGATTCGGGTGAATTGTCGGCAAACTTCGATTCCGGGTTCCGATTCAGCGGGAATTCACGGCgaatagtcacgagtggctGCTGAGCCAAGAAGAAACTGTGTGCTGATTTGTGTCACTCTTGACAATCAGCCAGTGGCTACCTCACTTCCACGATTTTGTTGCGAACCTCGTTTCTATTCGCATCATCTGTGGCATACAACATCGCCGCCGCTGAAGCTGGGAATTGCTGCATCTCGGCCAACATGGCGTCCACGTCGAAGAACGCAcagcgcgctgctgcttcggtAGCTCACTCATATCACGTTTGTCTAGCACGGCGTATGTCGCGGCTGCCGACACTGCTCTCCAACATCAGCGCACCAGCTGCCTCGAAGGCATTGGATCGATATGAAAGCAAACGCATTCATAGTAGATCCTTCAGCTCATCTCTAGCGGCGCAAAGAGTCCAGCGACCCACATCTGCTGGTCCAATACTCACCAATCCCATCTCGGACCACGAAAAGGACAACGACGAACTGCGCTCCCTGTTCGACGCACCACCAACTTCCTCTTCCGCGAACCATCTTAGATCATCTGGCCCCTCAACAGGACTGTTCGAGATCCCTTCACTCACATCGCCACAAAATTTTCTCGTCCTAGCGCAGCAGACGCTTGCGCGTGCCCAGCTGCTCGTAGACCGGATCGACCGGGCTGGTTCCGCGGACGCCAGCACAGCTCAAGGcatcaaggagctcaaAGAAGTGGTTCGAAACCTCGATAGGCTTAGCGACCTTCTCTGCGGAGTCATTGATATGGCCGAACTGGTGCGCAATGCTCATCCTGACCCGGAGTGGGCCGAAGCAGCCAATGCGGCATACGAATATCTGTGCGGCTACATGAACGTTCTCAACACACACACTGGGCTGTACAGTGTACTCAAGAACATTCTCTCTATTAAAGAGGTAGCAGAGACGCTATCAAAGGAAGCCACGGCTGTAGCACAGGTGTTTTTACGCGACTTTGAAAAGTCGGGCATCCATCTACCACCAGCTGAGCGCGAACGATTCGTGCAGCTCTCGGACGAAATTTTGGTTCTCGGTCGCGGATTCTTGCAAGACATCGCTGGGAATGATGCTTCAGACGACTTTGCTCGCATAGCAAGTGCACAAGCGGATGCGGACAAATCAGACATGGTTGGGCTGCCAACGCATTGGTTGGAAGACGTCAATCCGACGATACTGAAAGCggtgcgagcgagcgcgatTACTGACACCGATGGCTTGCTCACCTTTTCCGCCGCCGACCAACCATGGGTATTTCAAACACTACTCAAGTACGCGCCGGATGAACGTGCTCGGAAGGTCGCCTTCCGCGCTGCGAACTACGGCAGCCAGGCTCAGGTGCAACGTCTGGAACGGCTGCTGAAAGCGCGTGCTGAACTTGCCACTCTCACGGGCGCCAGTTCGTACGCTGAAATGGCTTTGGGAGACAAAATGGCCAAAGAGCCGCAGAACGTCGAAGAATTTCTGCGTGCGCTAACGAAACATCATCGTCCGCGAGCCTCGCAcgacctcgacaagcttcGGCGACTCAAACACAATGCCACCGTCTCAGAGCCTGCCCAAAACACACGGCAATCGACGTTCAACACAAATTCGACGCTGCCCGAGTTCGCACCGTGGGATAGGGATATGTACACCGAACAACATTTTCGTTCGGCATCGCTCAGCAACGTTCAGCCTCTCTCGCCGTATTTGAGTGTCGGATCCGTGTTCGCCGGGCTTTCTCGGTTGTTTTCTGCATTGTACGGCATACGCTTCCGAGCCAGTATGGTGGCTCCCGGCGAAGTTTGGAGCGAAGGAGCAGGTGATGTGATGAAGGTCGAGGTGCTGGATGAATCCGAAGGTGCGCGTGGCACCAGTGGCTCTGCTGAGGGCTTGATCGGGACCATCTACGCGGATCTTTGGAGTCGAGAGGGGAAGCCTGGCGGAGCAGCGCACTACACTGTTCGTTGCTCCAGGAGGGTGGACAAGGACGATGAAGCAGGAGATTTTACTTATGGACGAGCCGAGGATGGGCGGGTGGTGAGACCTCAAGATCTGGGAGGGGAAGGGTGTGGGAACCCACTACAAGCGCCAACGTTCGAACAGCGCGAGCGTCCTGGAAGGTACCAGTTACCTGTCGTAGTCTTGATGTGCGACTTTGCTCGTCCGGGAAACGCGAATCAAGGGCCGTGTCTGCTGGGTTGGCATGAGGTCGAAACGTTGTTTCACGAAATGGGCCATGCGATCCATTCGATGATTGGACGAACTTCGTACCACAACGTATCTGGTACACGCTGCGCGACCGACTTTGTCGAACTACCGTCGATCCTGATGGAACATTTTGTCTCTTCTCCTCAAGTGGTTCACCTGCTCGCACGCCATCATTCTACCGGGGCAAGTTTACCGTTCGAACACCTCTCATCGCATCTCGCCGCAAGTAAATCACTGGAAGGCTTGGATACATACCACCAGATCCTGCTCGCGCGTCTGGACCAGCTCTACCACTCACAGCTAGCTGCGTCTCCCTCGTTCTCGTCTACCACGACCTACTCGGATCTGGATCGTCAAATGCATCTCCCGGGAGCTCCCAACCTGTCGTATACAGAAGGCGCTCATCCACAAGTACGCTTCGGCCACCTGTTCGGTTACGGCAGCACGTACTACTCGTACCTGTTGGATCGGGTGATCGCGAGCAAAGTGTGGAACCATCTTTTCGCCAATAACCCACTCGACAGGTACGCTGGCCAAGTATTCAAGAACCAATGCTTAAAGTACGGCGGTGGCAAAGACCCCTGGCACATCCTCGCCGACGTGCTCAACGAAGACTCTGTCAGGCAAGGCGATTCTCGCGCCATGCAACAGGTCGGAAAGTGGGGCATCGAGTGCTAATCCCTCGCCTTGCCCATCCCCTCTTCATAGATACATAGACAAACTTCACTTTCAATCACACACGACATGCCATGcacacattcgtgattcacgattcttctCGCGCTTGTGAGCTCTACGTCCATGTTATTCCTCGCATTCACCCATCACGCCATGGCCAACTTACTATAACTCGGAGGCGCCAACCTCAATCTAACCTCCCTCCAGATGTACAAGGGCAGACTACTAACCGCAACAATGACCGCGGTCTTCCAAACGAACCTGCCGGACAGTACAAAGCCGAGATCGAAGAATTCGGGTAAAAACACGATCGAGACGCAGTAGAAAAACAAGGTGACGATCTCAGAGAGCAGCATGTAAACATGCCACGTAGTGATCTCCAAGGCGACCATGATCAGTTCGTTGACCACCAACGCCGTGAAGGAAATCGAGACAATGTTGAGAAACTCGTTCTcaaacagcagcagcgaaagAATCATGATAGCTCCACCTTGGTAAGTCGAGATCATGAGCCAAGTGGTGAACGTCTTGGCTGAGAGAGAACGACCTTTGGTGAGATCCTTGTACAGTTCTGGGTAAAGCAAAGCCAGGTCTTCCGAGACATCGCGATCCAGGACGAGCGAAAAGACAGGCGCCATGGTGTAGACGGTTGCGTAGCCGACCATGAGCCATCCTTGGTAGAGCGCGATGGGGGCGAAGTagaagatcgacgagaacACGGCTtggatgatcgagatgatgaGTCCGCGGTGGATGACGAACTGTGCAAGCTTAGCAGAGCGCTTGTACGAGTTGCGTCCGTGCCAGACGAGTAGCTTGGTCAAGTGGCTGAACTGAGTGATGGAGAAGTCGGCGGCGAGCGacgcttgcttgccttCTTTGCCCACAATGCCTAGCCCGACGTCGGCGGCTTGAATCATTGACACATCGttaccaccatcaccgatGCAGCAGACTCGCTTGCGCGTGTGCGTCCGGATCAGTCGTGCTACATCTGCCTTTTGCGTAGGCGAGCATCGGCACGCCACCACTGCTGAGAGCTGTGTGGCTAGTTCAATGAACTCATCTTTGAACGAGTCCAAGCAGACTTGCAGAGATTCGCCATCGATCACCAAACAGCAGTCCAGCTTGGAGCGCACAAACTCGAGCATATTGCGCACCGCATCCGGCGTAcgcagcttggccaccTGATGTACGTACTGATTGCGAGCCACCAGCTTGGAAGAGATGGCAATGCACGTCGCCGTTTCGATCTTGTCGCCTGTCAACATCCATACTTTGATACCGGCGTTGCGCAGTAGCTCGAGCGTCATCTTGACGTCTTCCTGGAGCTTGTCTTCGACACCCGTgagaccaagcagctcgaggttGTTTTCGAGATGCTCTTCAATGGCTCGAGCCATGGCTTGGTTGCGGTCCTCGACTTGAACTCGTGCGGCCTTGTATGCGCGCTCAAAAACGAGCCAGTTGTCCTGTGTTAGCTTCCTGCGCCCCACTACGAGCGTGCGCAGCCCTTCTCGTGCCATATTGCCGCACTCTTCATCGAGCCAGTCGTTCTGCGCTACGATCTTGGCCATGACTACATCAGCACCTTTCTGGTAGAATGTGATTTCGCCTGTGCTTTGTTCGCGGATAACGATTCCCATGCGCTTCGACTCGGATGTGAAAGGGAACACTTCGAGAATGTCGAAATGCAGCGCAGAGCCGTCGGAAGCGCGAAGCGACATGGAGGTACGATcacgagcgacgagacaGAGTCCAACCGATTCTGTCCAACGAACAATGGCGACCTCGTCGGGAGAAGAGGCCTGGTATGTGATCGAACCGTCGAGTTCAACGACCGGTGTCACGTTGTGGCAGAGTGCGAGCGCCAGAACAACGTCTTTGACACGCGAGCTCATGTCGCGGCGACCACGCCCTGCGAGCATGGCCCCGGCTGTCGTGAGCGAGATTGGCTGCTGACCACCGTTCGGGCCACCGGGTGTCGTCTTGGTGGGGCTCATCGGCTGAGTGTTGCTGCCgtgctgttgttgctgcaaTGCGGTGGCAAGCTGCGATACAACTTCGTCCATACTGTCCTGGCCGTAGCTCATAGTTCCCATGTGCAGCTTACGAAGTTCCATCTCGTTTTGCGTCAGTGTTCCGGTTTTGTCGGACAGGAGATACTCGATACGGCCGAGCTCTTCAGGGAGTGTCGAGGTGCGGACAATCGTGCCTGGAATCTCGTTGTCGTGCATAATCTGACGTGCGTAGACAGTCTTGCCCATATCGAGATTGACACGAAGACTGATGGGGATAATGGATGAAAAAAGGATGAGGAAGCGAAAAATGTAGACCCACCACTCGCCCTTGAAGCCGTTGAGAGCGACCAAAGCCACCGATAGTGCAAACGTGACACCGCACAAAATCTTGGAGAGTCGATTGATCTCGAGATCCAACAAACCGACCTTCGTGCCAGGGTACGAGGTGTTCATGACAGCTCTGG
Coding sequences:
- a CDS encoding glycolipid translocation protein (related to nuclear division protein Rft1), coding for MADPRKTAAAGAASSASTLILLQICSRILTFVLNQLLVRLVSPSVFGLANIQLELLISTILFLSRDAFRTILIRNECLATSSSTMGQVKISGARKGSTNSVHNLSLLPIPIGFTLTMAACTVYIRYISPEAMRFVPTFRVSIALYALGALSELVCEPLIIRAVRLGHPTWRVKAEGIGVFVKTTSTIATIVIVPRLNIASLQTYLVDERATALFAFGIGQASYSFVILAVLMVLFFQEYGVSDTLDLYIARPDSLRGAEKLKGTTRTIWFDRRTLSLCATMAQQGLLKHCLTEADKFAVARYATLEDQGGYALASNYGSLVARILFQPIEETTRIVFSAQLPALDCTTNQRTSSRPDLSEDAVERVGSMLCGLFRMHILLACCMTAFGAPLSTPFLYIVAGPRWALETSAPTILAAYTWYLPIMGINGIVEGFVQSVASEAQVNRYSRVLLVASAGFIMALAMMNVLVDRSNVMEFVLGKTALVWANAFSLAIRAAWCWSFVIAYVGRAATNKKHTFDVSPRAALPSSSTLVMFALVAAMLRVATPTLMPNTSQLSLTAHAGRWSALRLLLPTLTLTASCLATVLCTVILVERHQLQHALRSLGRAGNQTRKSQ
- a CDS encoding uncharacterized protein (related to mitochondrial intermediate peptidase precursor); the protein is MASTSKNAQRAAASVAHSYHVCLARRMSRLPTLLSNISAPAASKALDRYESKRIHSRSFSSSLAAQRVQRPTSAGPILTNPISDHEKDNDELRSLFDAPPTSSSANHLRSSGPSTGLFEIPSLTSPQNFLVLAQQTLARAQLLVDRIDRAGSADASTAQGIKELKEVVRNLDRLSDLLCGVIDMAELVRNAHPDPEWAEAANAAYEYLCGYMNVLNTHTGLYSVLKNILSIKEVAETLSKEATAVAQVFLRDFEKSGIHLPPAERERFVQLSDEILVLGRGFLQDIAGNDASDDFARIASAQADADKSDMVGLPTHWLEDVNPTILKAVRASAITDTDGLLTFSAADQPWVFQTLLKYAPDERARKVAFRAANYGSQAQVQRLERLLKARAELATLTGASSYAEMALGDKMAKEPQNVEEFLRALTKHHRPRASHDLDKLRRLKHNATVSEPAQNTRQSTFNTNSTLPEFAPWDRDMYTEQHFRSASLSNVQPLSPYLSVGSVFAGLSRLFSALYGIRFRASMVAPGEVWSEGAGDVMKVEVLDESEGARGTSGSAEGLIGTIYADLWSREGKPGGAAHYTVRCSRRVDKDDEAGDFTYGRAEDGRVVRPQDLGGEGCGNPLQAPTFEQRERPGRYQLPVVVLMCDFARPGNANQGPCLLGWHEVETLFHEMGHAIHSMIGRTSYHNVSGTRCATDFVELPSILMEHFVSSPQVVHLLARHHSTGASLPFEHLSSHLAASKSLEGLDTYHQILLARLDQLYHSQLAASPSFSSTTTYSDLDRQMHLPGAPNLSYTEGAHPQVRFGHLFGYGSTYYSYLLDRVIASKVWNHLFANNPLDRYAGQVFKNQCLKYGGGKDPWHILADVLNEDSVRQGDSRAMQQVGKWGIEC
- a CDS encoding putative P-type ATPase, a proposed aminophospholipid translocase, with the translated sequence MSTGRNSPAPSYHSQVETGFAAFRSRNTRSRFSRFGQNNARDSDEQQGLLQDSDDETASHSARSKRSGLTPRQSEDHRRQYGTHGDSEGLPPPSTTVVQLGSRRAGLIASLFAPRERTLRDLSRTISLGDSDRIRSKYPANVVRNQKYNVITFLPKVLYEQFKFFFNLYFLLVALSQFIPALKIGFIATYVAPLAFVLCITIGKEAIDDWARYKRDLESNSAPYKLLVPNDSAIAKAQARLARKASPNKPLSLGSDLGQSRVVQVPSSKIRVGDLVVLDKNQRVPADMVLLQTFSNDATIETGDGFTAPTPADDNTQFVLGEDDDNDDMQHSSMATAAKAVKPGVSSASDNADDTSADGSNGSCFIRTDQLDGETDWKLRIAVELTQHMPTDKLAGLGHRAAVFAGPPIKDIHSFLGNMTLHPPPEDGLVTPPATLPRSGPTVGDLLGAPSNASDHNRTSTDSQRPHTIIAMSQQAQVAPLTAENILWANTVLAAGTAVGMVVYTGRETRAVMNTSYPGTKVGLLDLEINRLSKILCGVTFALSVALVALNGFKGEWWVYIFRFLILFSSIIPISLRVNLDMGKTVYARQIMHDNEIPGTIVRTSTLPEELGRIEYLLSDKTGTLTQNEMELRKLHMGTMSYGQDSMDEVVSQLATALQQQQHGSNTQPMSPTKTTPGGPNGGQQPISLTTAGAMLAGRGRRDMSSRVKDVVLALALCHNVTPVVELDGSITYQASSPDEVAIVRWTESVGLCLVARDRTSMSLRASDGSALHFDILEVFPFTSESKRMGIVIREQSTGEITFYQKGADVVMAKIVAQNDWLDEECGNMAREGLRTLVVGRRKLTQDNWLVFERAYKAARVQVEDRNQAMARAIEEHLENNLELLGLTGVEDKLQEDVKMTLELLRNAGIKVWMLTGDKIETATCIAISSKLVARNQYVHQVAKLRTPDAVRNMLEFVRSKLDCCLVIDGESLQVCLDSFKDEFIELATQLSAVVACRCSPTQKADVARLIRTHTRKRVCCIGDGGNDVSMIQAADVGLGIVGKEGKQASLAADFSITQFSHLTKLLVWHGRNSYKRSAKLAQFVIHRGLIISIIQAVFSSIFYFAPIALYQGWLMVGYATVYTMAPVFSLVLDRDVSEDLALLYPELYKDLTKGRSLSAKTFTTWLMISTYQGGAIMILSLLLFENEFLNIVSISFTALVVNELIMVALEITTWHVYMLLSEIVTLFFYCVSIVFLPEFFDLGFVLSGRFVWKTAVIVAVSSLPLYIWREVRLRLAPPSYSKLAMA